A genome region from Candidatus Hydrogenedentota bacterium includes the following:
- a CDS encoding GHMP kinase has protein sequence MDGSRRRVINATAPVRICDLGGWTDTWFAGHGAVFNLGVYPYAEVQLYVSRAAGASAPRVVIHAENFGDRYEVRSAPPEYDKHPLLEACLDIMDLPPDLSFEVNLYSNAPAGCSTGTSAAVSVALLGALDLLTPGRMTPHEVAAMAHRVETEKLGLQCGIQDQLCSAYGGACFIEMHAYPHASVSQVQVSNSAWWELERRLALVFLGRSHASSEVHGRVIAGFERENADTSALAPLRQAAHDAKNALYEGDFAAFGKAMLLNTEAQRALHPALVSAEAEAVFALAREHGAIGWKVNGAGGEGGSVTLLFGPESEKKRAFRKALPALNPDFAYIPIYLSRFGLRQWESA, from the coding sequence ATGGACGGCTCCCGCAGGCGGGTGATCAACGCGACGGCCCCGGTGCGCATCTGCGACCTGGGCGGATGGACGGACACATGGTTCGCGGGGCACGGGGCGGTCTTTAATCTGGGCGTGTACCCCTACGCGGAGGTGCAGCTCTACGTGTCGCGCGCGGCCGGCGCGTCCGCGCCGCGGGTGGTCATTCACGCGGAAAACTTTGGGGACCGCTACGAGGTGCGGAGCGCGCCGCCGGAGTACGACAAGCACCCCCTGCTTGAGGCTTGCCTCGACATCATGGACCTTCCCCCCGACCTGTCCTTCGAGGTGAACCTGTACTCCAACGCGCCCGCCGGATGCTCCACGGGCACCTCGGCGGCGGTGAGCGTCGCGCTGCTGGGGGCGCTGGACCTGCTGACGCCGGGGCGCATGACCCCCCACGAGGTGGCGGCCATGGCGCACCGGGTGGAGACGGAAAAACTCGGGCTCCAGTGCGGCATCCAGGACCAGTTGTGCTCGGCCTACGGGGGGGCCTGCTTCATCGAGATGCACGCCTACCCCCACGCGAGCGTGTCGCAGGTGCAGGTGTCCAACAGCGCCTGGTGGGAGCTGGAACGGCGGCTGGCGCTGGTGTTTCTGGGCCGGTCCCACGCGTCCAGCGAGGTGCACGGGCGGGTCATCGCCGGGTTTGAGCGGGAAAACGCCGACACCTCGGCGCTGGCGCCCCTGCGGCAGGCGGCCCACGACGCCAAGAACGCCCTGTACGAGGGGGATTTCGCCGCTTTCGGAAAAGCCATGCTCCTGAACACCGAGGCGCAGCGCGCGCTGCACCCCGCGCTGGTTTCGGCGGAGGCGGAGGCCGTTTTCGCCCTTGCCCGCGAGCACGGCGCCATCGGGTGGAAGGTGAACGGCGCGGGTGGGGAGGGCGGTTCCGTCACCCTGCTCTTCGGCCCCGAGAGCGAAAAGAAGCGGGCTTTCCGAAAGGCGCTCCCCGCACTGAACCCGGATTTCGCCTACATCCCCATCTATCTGTCCCGTTTTGGTCTGCGCCAATGGGAGAGTGCCTGA
- the pal gene encoding peptidoglycan-associated lipoprotein Pal, which yields MVMVLGVAGCKKNKPPLTTDVTPSTTNETTSGDGLPGVNQEDLLFEPGSKYGLQTVQFDYNSSSLRADSMDTLRGNAEKIKQFPNAYIQIAGHCDERGTQEYNLALGERRALAVRNYLIQLGVSGDRLVTISYGKEFPVVAGSNEEAWAQNRRAEFNKAK from the coding sequence ATGGTGATGGTGCTGGGCGTGGCCGGCTGCAAGAAGAACAAGCCGCCGCTGACGACGGACGTGACCCCGAGCACCACGAATGAGACGACGAGCGGCGACGGCCTGCCCGGCGTGAACCAGGAAGACCTGCTGTTCGAGCCGGGCAGCAAGTACGGCCTGCAGACGGTGCAGTTCGACTACAACAGCTCTTCGCTGCGCGCTGACTCCATGGACACCCTGCGCGGGAACGCCGAGAAGATCAAGCAGTTCCCGAACGCCTACATCCAGATCGCCGGCCACTGCGACGAGCGCGGCACCCAGGAATACAACCTGGCCCTCGGCGAGCGCCGCGCCCTCGCGGTCCGCAACTATCTCATCCAGCTCGGCGTCTCCGGCGACCGTCTCGTGACCATCAGCTACGGCAAGGAATTCCCTGTCGTCGCCGGGAGCAACGAGGAAGCCTGGGCGCAGAACCGCCGCGCCGAGTTCAACAAGGCGAAGTAA
- a CDS encoding tetratricopeptide repeat protein → MRFTHMTVLAAIAGAALLTGCETTGGQTKTTIYDMHRRVVKLDKDLGESINQLNTTSATLNQRVDDMDGQTRELRSLLEENQRKLDEIKGDMTRLFRAMNLSQGVTAPTGTVTPSVNPNVQAGTPQIVPPAQTPGAAPVPGALPTPSAQNELLDSAPVPAGVGAAAPAAAPAAPAAVGDPNVLYNQAQNSYSSGDYKTAMQRFDEFLGQFPTSENAHNALFWKAKCQLNLGSFADSVQSFEGVRSRFPNSTKVPFAMHNQAVAHSRLGQTDEAIRLMQAVVDQFPMSPVAEQAKSDLKRLKGEQ, encoded by the coding sequence ATGCGTTTCACGCACATGACAGTGCTGGCGGCGATAGCCGGCGCCGCGCTCCTCACGGGGTGCGAGACAACCGGCGGCCAGACCAAGACCACGATCTATGACATGCACCGCCGGGTGGTGAAGCTCGACAAGGATCTGGGCGAGTCCATCAACCAGCTCAACACCACGTCGGCCACGCTCAACCAGCGCGTGGACGACATGGACGGGCAGACGCGGGAACTGCGGTCGCTCCTGGAGGAGAACCAGCGCAAGCTGGACGAGATCAAGGGCGACATGACGCGGCTGTTCCGGGCGATGAACCTGTCGCAGGGCGTCACAGCCCCCACCGGAACCGTCACCCCCTCCGTGAACCCGAATGTGCAGGCGGGCACGCCGCAAATTGTGCCGCCTGCGCAGACGCCGGGCGCCGCTCCGGTGCCGGGCGCGCTGCCCACGCCGTCCGCGCAGAACGAGCTGCTGGACTCCGCGCCGGTTCCGGCCGGTGTCGGCGCCGCGGCGCCCGCCGCGGCTCCGGCCGCGCCCGCCGCGGTCGGCGACCCGAACGTGCTGTACAACCAGGCGCAGAACAGCTACAGCAGCGGGGACTACAAGACCGCGATGCAGCGGTTTGACGAGTTCCTGGGGCAGTTTCCGACCAGCGAGAACGCGCACAACGCGCTCTTCTGGAAGGCCAAGTGCCAGCTGAACCTGGGCAGCTTCGCCGACTCCGTGCAGTCGTTCGAGGGCGTGCGGTCGAGGTTCCCCAACAGCACCAAGGTGCCCTTTGCCATGCACAACCAGGCGGTGGCGCATTCGCGTCTCGGCCAGACCGACGAGGCGATCCGGCTCATGCAGGCCGTGGTGGACCAGTTCCCCATGTCCCCTGTGGCGGAGCAGGCCAAGTCCGACCTGAAGCGGCTGAAGGGCGAGCAGTAG